In Phalacrocorax aristotelis chromosome 6, bGulAri2.1, whole genome shotgun sequence, one DNA window encodes the following:
- the BRPF1 gene encoding peregrin isoform X2: MGVDFDVKTFCHNLRATKPPYECPVGTCRKIYKSYSGIEYHLYHYDHDNPPPPQHTPLRKHKKKGRQARAANKQSPSPSETSQSPGREVMTYAQAQRMVEVDLHGRVHRISIFDNLDVVSEDEEVPEEVPENGSNKENTETQSVPPKSGKHKNKEKRKDSNHHHHNASAGATPKLPEVVYRELEQDTPDAPPRPTSYYRYIEKSAEELDEEVEYDMDEEDYIWLDIMNERRKTEGVSPIPQEIFEYLMDRLEKESYFESHNKGDPNALVDEDAVCCICNDGECQNSNVILFCDMCNLAVHQECYGVPYIPEGQWLCRRCLQSPSRAVDCALCPNKGGAFKQTDDGRWAHVVCALWIPEVCFANTVFLEPIDSIEHIPPARWKLTCYICKQRGSGACIQCHKANCYTAFHVTCAQQAGLYMKMEPVRETGANGTSFSVRKTAYCDIHTPPGSVRRLPALSHSEGEEEEEEEEEEGKGWSSEKVKKAKAKSRIKMKKARKILAEKRAAAPVVSVPCIPPHRLSKITNRLTIQRKSQFMQRLHSYWTLKRQSRNGVPLLRRLQTHLQSQRNCDQRDTEDKNWALKEQLKSWQRLRHDLERARLLVELIRKREKLKRETIKVQQVALEMQLTPFLILLRKTLEQLQEKDTGNIFSEPVPLSEVTEIYEVPDYLDHIKKPMDFQTMKQNLEAYRYLNFDDFEEDFNLIINNCLKYNAKDTIFYRAAIRLREQGGAVLRQARRQAEKMGIDFETGMHFPHCVTVEEAQVQDVEDDVRLLLSENQKHLPLEEQLKILLERLDEVNAGKQSIGRSRRAKMIKKEITVLRRKLAHPRDLGRDGLERHSSSARGVLQSHNPCEKDLQTDSAAEESSSQETGKGLGPNSSSTPAHEVGRRTSVLFSKKNPKTAGPPKRPGRPPKNRDSQITPGHGNSPIGPPQLPIMGSSQRQRKRGRSPRPSSSSDSDSDKSTEDAPMDLPANGFSSGSQPVKKSFLVYRNDCNLPRSSSDSESSSSSSSSAASDRTSTTPSKQGRGKPSFSRVNFPEDSSEDTSGTENESYSVGTGRGVGHGMVRKGMGRGTGWLSEDEDSSLDALDLVWAKCRGYPSYPALIIDPKMPREGMFHHGVPIPVPPLEVLKLGEQMTQEAREHLYLVLFFDNKRTWWPPASRRQWLPRTKLVPLGVNQDLDKEKMLEGRKSNIRKSVQIAYHRAMQHRNKVQGEQSSDSSESD, encoded by the exons ATGGGCGTAGATTTCGACGTCAAAACCTTCTGCCACAACCTACGGGCCACCAAACCCCCCTACGAGTGCCCGGTGGGCACCTGCCGCAAGATCTACAAGAGCTACAGCGGGATCGAGTACCACCTGTACCACTATGACCACGACAAcccgcccccaccccagcacaccCCCCTGCGCAAGCACAAGAAGAAGGGGCGCCAGGCCCGCGCTGCCAACAAGCAATCCCCAAGCCCATCCGAGACCTCCCAGTCTCCGGGCCGTGAGGTGATGACCTACGCCCAAGCCCAACGCATGGTAGAGGTGGACCTCCATGGCCGTGTCCATCGCATCAGTATCTTCGACAACCTCGATGTGGTTTCTGAGGATGAGGAGGTTCCCGAGGAGGTACCCGAGAACGGGAGCAATAAGGAGAACACGGAGACCCAGAGTGTCCCACCTAAATCCGGCAAGCACAAGAACAAGGAGAAGCGTAAGGACTCCAACCACCATCACCACAACGCCTCGGCCGGTGCCACCCCAAAGCTCCCCGAGGTGGTGTACCgggagctggagcaggacaCCCCCGACGCCCCACCACGCCCCACATCCTACTACAG GTACATCGAGAAGTCGGCGGAGGAGCTGGATGAGGAGGTGGAGTACGACATGGACGAGGAGGATTACATCTGGCTGGACATCATGAATGAGCGGCGGAAGACTGAAGGTGTGAGTCCCATTCCCCAGGAGATCTTTGAGTACCTGATGGACCGGCTGGAGAAGGAGTCCTACTTTGAGAGCCACAACAAAGGGGATCCAAACGCCTTGGTGGATGAGGATGCCGTCTGTTGCATCTGCAACGACGGGGAGTGTCAGAACAGCAATGTCATCCTCTTCTGCGACATGTGCAACCTGGCTGTGCATCAGGAGTGCTACGGGGTGCCCTACATCCCAGAGGGACAGTGGCTCTGCAGACGGTGCCTGCAGTCACCGTCACGAGCCGTGGACTGCGCCCTCTGCCCGAACAAGGGAGGGGCCTTCAAGCAGACGGACGATGGGCGCTGGGCACACGTGGTCTGCGCCCTCTGGATCCCGGAGGTCTGCTTTGCCAACACTGTCTTCCTGGAGCCCATTGACAGCATCGAGCACATCCCGCCGGCGCGCTGGAAGCTGACCTGTTACATTTGCAAGCAGCGTGGCTCCGGGGCTTGCATCCAGTGTCATAAAGCCAACTGCTACACCGCCTTCCACGTCACCTGTGCCCAGCAGGCCGGGCTCTACATGAAGATGGAGCCCGTCCGGGAGACAGGGGCCAATGGTACCTCCTTCAGCGTGCGCAAAACCGCCTACTGCGACATCCACACGCCGCCGGGCTCCGTGCGCAGGCTTCCCGCCCTCTCCCACAGcgagggggaagaggaggaggaggaggaggaggaggaggggaagggatggaGCTCTGAGAAAGTCAAAAAAGCAAAGGCCAAGTCTAGGATCAAGATGAAGAAGGCACGGAAGATCCTGGCAGAGAAACGAGCTGCAGCGCCCGTGGTGTCTGTGCCCTGCATCCCCCCCCACAG GCTCAGCAAGATTACAAACCGTTTAACCATCCAGAGGAAGAGCCAGTTCATGCAGAGGCTGCACAGCTACTGGACTCTGAAGAGGCAGTCCCGCAATGGTGTCCCTCTGCTCCGCCGCCTTCAGACACACTTGCAGTCACAAAGAAACTGCGACCAG AGAGACACTGAGGATAAGAACTGGGCCctgaaggagcagctgaagtcatgGCAGCGCCTCCGCCATGACCTAGAGCGTGCACGCTTGCTGGTGGAGCTGATACGCAAGCGGGAGAAGCTCAAGAGAGAGACG ATCAAGGTGCAGCAGGTGGCACTGGAAATGCAGCTGACccccttcctcatcctcctccgCAAGACGCttgagcagctgcaggagaaagaCACGGGCAACATCTTCAGCGAGCCGGTCCCTCTGTCTGAGGTAACAGAAATCTACGAA GTCCCAGACTACTTGGATCACATAAAGAAGCCGATGGATTTTCAgacaatgaaacaaaacctggaAGCCTATCGCTATCTGAATTTTGATGACTTTGAGGAGGATTTCAACCTGATTATCAACAACTGTTTGAAATACAATGCCAAAGACACAATCTTCTACCGGGCAGCCATCCGTCTGCGGGAGCAGGGAGGTGCCGTTCTCCGGCAGGCTCGCCGGCAGGCGGAGAAGATGGGCATTGACTTTGAGACAGGCATGCACTTCCCCCACTGTGTCACGGTGGAAGAGGCTCAGGTCCAAGACGTTGAGGACG ATGTGCGGCTGCTGCTCTCAGAGAATCAGAAGCACCTGCCcttggaggagcagctgaagatCCTGCTGGAGCGGCTGGATGAGGTCAATGCTGGCAAGCAGAGCATAGGACGGTCCCGCCGGGCCAAGATGATCAAGAAGGAGATCACGGTCCTAAGGCGGAAGCTTGCTCACCCGCGGGACCTAGGCCGAGACGGGCTGGAGCGGCACAGCTCCTCTGCCCGGGGAGTCCTGCAGTCGCACAACCCCTGTGAGAAGGACCTGCAGACAGACAGCGCTGCAGAAgagagcagcagccaggagacGGGCAAAG GTCTGGGTCCCAATTCTTCTTCCACCCCAGCACATGAAGTTGGGAGGAGGACCTCGGTGCTCTTCTCCAAGAAGAACCCTAAAACTGCAGGCCCTCCAAAACGTCCAGGACGCCCCCCAAAGAATCGAGACAGCCAGATCACTCCTGGGCACGGGAACAGCCCCATTgggcccccccagctccccataATGGGGTCCTCCCAGCGGCAGAGGAAGCGAGGAAGAAGCCCACGTCCCAGCTCCAGCTCGGACAGTGACAGCGATAAATCCACCGAAGATGCTCCCATGG ATCTGCCAGCCAACGGTTTCAGCAGTGGGAGCCAACCGGTGAAGAAGAGCTTCCTGGTGTACCGCAACGACTGCAACCTTCCCCGGAGCAGCTCCGACTCCgagtccagcagcagcagcagcagcagcgccgcCTCGGACCGTACCAG cacaaCGCCCTCCaagcagggcagagggaagcCCTCCTTCTCCCGAGTGAACTTCCCAGAGGACAGCAGCGAGGACACCTCAGGAACGGAGAATGAGTCGTACTCCGTGGGCACGGGGCGAGGCGTGGGGCATGGCA TGGTGCGGAAGGGCATGGGGCGTGGCACAGGCTGGCTCTCCGAGGACGAGGATTCCTCCCTGGATGCCCTGGACCTGGTGTGGGCTAAGTGCCGGGGGTACCCCTCCTACCCAGCACTG ATCATCGACCCCAAGATGCCGCGGGAAGGCATGTTCCACCATGGGGTCCCCATCCCCGTGCCACCCCTGGAGGTGCTGAAGCTGGGGGAGCAGATGACTCAGGAAGCACGCGAGCACCTCTACCTTGTCCTCTTCTTCGACAACAAGCGCACTTG GTGGCCCCCTGCTTCCCGCAGGCAGTGGTTGCCCCGGACGAAGCTGGTGCCTCTGGGGGTGAACCAAGACCTGGATAAGGAGAAGATGCTGGAGGGTCGCAAGTCCAACATCCGCAAGTCGGTGCAGATCGCCTACCACCGCGCCATGCAGCACCGCAACAAGGTGCAGGGCGAGCAGAGCAGCGACTCCAGCGAGAGTGACTGA